One Natronomonas moolapensis 8.8.11 genomic region harbors:
- a CDS encoding DUF2797 domain-containing protein, with protein sequence MQVVDYRTGARADAEPALVLASQGELEREPLTPGRELAYTLGERHCAGAIDDEEHLPCVAPAAPYCELHDSTWVCAKCTGTCLKREMDCHTDHVIYLAAFAPATFKVGVTGRSDPAIRLREQGADRGAVVGRVADGRIARELEAEIAATTPLPDSVRVATKVEGMGLGVDERAWERLLEGFDVETTYDFEYGLGLDTAPIPDTFAAGTVLGTKGRVLVVERSGGRFAVDMRSLVGYELEPGAETRALQSNLGSFG encoded by the coding sequence GTGCAGGTCGTCGACTACCGGACGGGCGCTCGTGCGGACGCGGAGCCGGCGTTGGTTCTCGCGAGCCAGGGCGAGTTGGAGCGCGAACCGCTCACACCGGGGCGGGAACTCGCGTACACGCTCGGCGAGCGACACTGTGCCGGGGCGATAGACGACGAGGAACACCTGCCCTGTGTCGCTCCGGCGGCGCCGTACTGCGAACTGCACGACTCGACGTGGGTCTGTGCGAAGTGTACCGGGACCTGCCTGAAGCGGGAGATGGACTGTCACACCGACCACGTCATCTACCTGGCGGCCTTCGCGCCGGCGACGTTCAAAGTCGGCGTGACTGGACGGTCCGATCCCGCTATCCGGCTCCGCGAGCAGGGTGCGGATCGGGGCGCGGTCGTCGGACGCGTCGCCGACGGCCGGATCGCCCGGGAACTCGAAGCCGAAATTGCGGCCACGACGCCACTTCCGGATTCGGTCCGCGTCGCGACGAAGGTCGAGGGGATGGGTCTCGGGGTCGACGAGAGGGCGTGGGAGCGACTGCTCGAGGGGTTCGACGTCGAGACGACCTACGACTTCGAGTACGGCCTCGGACTCGACACCGCGCCGATCCCCGACACGTTCGCCGCCGGAACCGTCCTCGGGACGAAGGGTCGCGTACTCGTCGTGGAGCGTTCGGGGGGTCGCTTCGCCGTCGATATGCGGTCGCTGGTCGGGTACGAACTCGAACCGGGGGCGGAGACGCGGGCGTTGCAGTCGAATCTCGGGTCGTTCGGCTGA
- a CDS encoding pyridoxal phosphate-dependent aminotransferase yields MTMQFTERVGRVEPSATLAISNLASELEADGVDVVDLSVGEPDFPTPENVVEAGKDALDAGHTGYTPSNGIPGLKEAIAEKLDSDGLAYTTDEIIVTPGGKQALYETFQTLVDDGDEVVLLDPAWVSYEAMAKLAGGELSRIDLSGSGFQLEPVLDDLAATVSDDTEVLVINSPSNPSGAVFTDAALEGVRDLAVEHDVTVISDEIYDAVTYGVEQTSLGSLEGMGDRTVTINGFSKAYSMTGWRLGYLAAPEALVEQAAKLHSHSVSCAANFVQHAGIEALESTDEAVAEMRDAFEDRRDMLVELFGEHGIDVPVPDGAFYMMLPVDDDDQAWCEGAIEEAHVATVPGSAFGTPGYARLSYAASEDRLREAVDRLADAGYL; encoded by the coding sequence ATGACAATGCAATTCACCGAGCGCGTCGGGCGGGTCGAACCCAGCGCGACGCTCGCGATCAGCAACCTCGCATCGGAACTCGAAGCCGACGGCGTCGACGTCGTCGACCTCTCGGTCGGCGAACCCGACTTCCCGACGCCGGAGAACGTCGTCGAGGCCGGCAAGGACGCCCTCGACGCCGGTCACACCGGCTACACGCCCTCGAACGGCATCCCGGGGCTCAAAGAGGCCATCGCCGAGAAGCTCGATTCGGACGGGCTCGCGTACACGACCGACGAGATCATCGTCACCCCGGGTGGCAAGCAGGCCCTCTACGAGACGTTCCAGACGCTCGTCGACGACGGCGACGAGGTCGTCCTCCTGGATCCGGCCTGGGTCAGCTACGAGGCGATGGCGAAGCTGGCCGGCGGGGAACTCTCCCGGATCGACCTCTCCGGTTCGGGCTTCCAGCTCGAGCCGGTGCTCGACGACCTCGCGGCGACGGTCTCGGACGACACCGAAGTGCTCGTCATCAACTCGCCGTCGAACCCCTCGGGGGCAGTGTTTACCGATGCCGCCCTCGAGGGTGTTCGCGACCTCGCGGTCGAACACGACGTGACGGTCATCTCCGATGAGATCTACGACGCGGTCACCTACGGGGTCGAACAGACCTCCCTCGGCTCCCTCGAGGGAATGGGCGACCGGACGGTCACGATCAACGGCTTTTCGAAGGCGTACTCGATGACCGGGTGGCGGCTCGGCTACCTCGCCGCCCCCGAGGCGCTCGTCGAACAGGCGGCAAAGCTCCACTCGCACTCGGTGTCGTGTGCGGCGAACTTCGTCCAACACGCCGGGATCGAGGCGCTGGAGAGCACCGACGAGGCGGTCGCGGAGATGCGCGACGCCTTCGAGGATCGACGCGATATGCTCGTCGAACTGTTCGGCGAGCACGGCATCGACGTCCCCGTCCCGGACGGCGCGTTCTACATGATGTTGCCCGTCGATGACGACGACCAGGCGTGGTGTGAGGGGGCCATCGAGGAGGCCCACGTCGCGACCGTCCCGGGCAGCGCCTTCGGGACGCCCGGCTACGCGCGACTCTCCTACGCCGCGAGCGAGGACCGGCTCCGCGAGGCCGTCGATCGGCTCGCCGACGCCGGCTACTTATAA